The sequence AGGTCGATGATAAGTTTCATTTCGTGAACACATTCAAAGTATGCGCTTTCTGGCTGATACCCTGCTTCAACAAGTGTTTCAAAACCGGCTTTCATAAGCTCGGAAACACCGCCGCAAAGAACAGCTTGTTCGCCAAATAAGTCTGTTTCAGTTTCTTCTTTAAAAGTAGTTTCAAGAATACCAGCTCTGGCTCCGCCAATACCTGCAGCATAAGCCAGCGCTATGTCCTTAGCGTTTCCAGTTGCGTCTTGATATACAGCGATTAGGCAAGGTACGCCTTTTCCAGCTTCGTATTCACTGCGAACAGTATGCCCAGGACCTTTTGGAGCAATCATAATTACATTGACATCTTTTGGAGGCTCAATTTGCTTGTAATGAATATTGAAACCATGCGCGAATGCAAGAGTTTTGCCCGCAGTAAGTCCGGGTTCAATACTTTCTTTATATAGCGTAGGTTGTTTTTCATCATTTACAAGAATCATGATTAAATCAGCGGCAGCGGCGGCGTCTTTGGCAGTCATAACTTTCAATCCTGCATCTTCAGCTTTTTTCCAAGAAGGACTTCCATCATATAAGCCCACGATTACATTAAAACCTGATTCGTGAAGATTTAAAGCATGAGCATGCCCTTGTGAACCATAACCAATTATCGCAATTTGTTTGCTTTTTAATACGTCTTCGTTACAATCTTTTGCATAAAATAATTTTGCCATTCTTAAAGCT is a genomic window of Candidatus Epulonipiscium viviparus containing:
- the ilvC gene encoding ketol-acid reductoisomerase, producing MAKLFYAKDCNEDVLKSKQIAIIGYGSQGHAHALNLHESGFNVIVGLYDGSPSWKKAEDAGLKVMTAKDAAAAADLIMILVNDEKQPTLYKESIEPGLTAGKTLAFAHGFNIHYKQIEPPKDVNVIMIAPKGPGHTVRSEYEAGKGVPCLIAVYQDATGNAKDIALAYAAGIGGARAGILETTFKEETETDLFGEQAVLCGGVSELMKAGFETLVEAGYQPESAYFECVHEMKLIIDLVNKGGLNFMRHSISDTAEYGDYSIGQRIITDETKKEMKKVLSEIQDGTFAKNWIAENKNNRPTFTDRRKKEQELQVETVGKDLRDQMIWN